The following are encoded together in the Conger conger chromosome 11, fConCon1.1, whole genome shotgun sequence genome:
- the LOC133141097 gene encoding arrestin domain-containing protein 3-like isoform X1: MFGDKTFKSFSIDFDAPNGIHLFSSGDVVSGRIIFELSKEIRVNSISVIGKGKAKVAWSTGSRKNRRHYSAREDYFNMKSDIIQQNGAIGGGEMVLRQGTHVYPFTMQLPQGNFPSAFQGVHGRVTYALVVQIHRPWHLAKEFRAELNFVSHIDANHPQLLEPLAASNSKELCCLCCTSGPISMNAGLERKGFVPGEMIQINAEFENSSSRTVIPTATLVQTQTFYTISRSSKRLVPKELVKIEGRHLMPNSTGVWGDQMLQIPANTPLTISNCQILEVDYYLLVSLKIPNGVNLKVLIPLVICSIPVYRPPADF, encoded by the exons ATGTTCGGAGATAAAACGTTTAAGTCCTTTTCAATAGATTTCGACGCACCGAATGGGATTCACCTTTTCTCAAGCGGCGATGTTGTTTCAGGGCGAATTATTTTCGAATTATCAAAAGAAATAAGAGTTAATTCGATCTCTGTGATTGGAAAGGGAAAAGCGAAGGTTGCGTGGAGCACCGGGTCGAGGAAGAATAGAAGACATTATTCTGCAAGAGAGGACTATTTTAACATGAAGAGCGACATCATACAACAAAACG GGGCTATTGGTGGTGGCGAGATGGTCCTTCGCCAAGGAACGCATGTCTACCCATTCACAATGCAGCTGCCACAAGG AAATTTTCCGTCAGCATTTCAAGGGGTTCACGGCAGAGTGACCTACGCTTTGGTAGTTCAGATACACCGACCATGGCATTTGGCCAAGGAGTTCCGGGCAGAATTGAATTTTGTCAGCCACATAGATGCCAACCACCCACAACTGCTG GAACCATTGGCGGCTTCCAATAGCAAGGAGCTGTGTTGTCTCTGCTGTACTTCCGGGCCCATCTCCATGAACGCTGGTCTGGAGAGGAAGGGTTTTGTTCCAG GAGAAATGATTCAGATCAACGCAGAGTTTGAGAACTCCTCTTCCCGGACAGTCATTCCCACGGCAACGCTCGTACAGACGCAGACCTTCTACACAATCAGCAGATCATCAAAGAGACTTGTACCTAAAGAACTCGTCAAGATTGAGGGAAGGCATCTCATGCCCAATAGTACAGGAGTGTGGGGCGACCAAATGCTGCAGATACCTGCTAATACACCCCTCACCATCTCAAACTGCCAGATTCTGGAGGTGGACTACTATCTGCTG GTGAGTCTGAAAATTCCCAATGGAGTCAACCTCAAGGTCCTTATCCCTCTGGTGATTTGCTCTATTCCTGTGTACCGTCCTCCTGCAGACTTCTAA
- the LOC133141097 gene encoding arrestin domain-containing protein 3-like isoform X2 → MVLRQGTHVYPFTMQLPQGNFPSAFQGVHGRVTYALVVQIHRPWHLAKEFRAELNFVSHIDANHPQLLEPLAASNSKELCCLCCTSGPISMNAGLERKGFVPGEMIQINAEFENSSSRTVIPTATLVQTQTFYTISRSSKRLVPKELVKIEGRHLMPNSTGVWGDQMLQIPANTPLTISNCQILEVDYYLLVSLKIPNGVNLKVLIPLVICSIPVYRPPADF, encoded by the exons ATGGTCCTTCGCCAAGGAACGCATGTCTACCCATTCACAATGCAGCTGCCACAAGG AAATTTTCCGTCAGCATTTCAAGGGGTTCACGGCAGAGTGACCTACGCTTTGGTAGTTCAGATACACCGACCATGGCATTTGGCCAAGGAGTTCCGGGCAGAATTGAATTTTGTCAGCCACATAGATGCCAACCACCCACAACTGCTG GAACCATTGGCGGCTTCCAATAGCAAGGAGCTGTGTTGTCTCTGCTGTACTTCCGGGCCCATCTCCATGAACGCTGGTCTGGAGAGGAAGGGTTTTGTTCCAG GAGAAATGATTCAGATCAACGCAGAGTTTGAGAACTCCTCTTCCCGGACAGTCATTCCCACGGCAACGCTCGTACAGACGCAGACCTTCTACACAATCAGCAGATCATCAAAGAGACTTGTACCTAAAGAACTCGTCAAGATTGAGGGAAGGCATCTCATGCCCAATAGTACAGGAGTGTGGGGCGACCAAATGCTGCAGATACCTGCTAATACACCCCTCACCATCTCAAACTGCCAGATTCTGGAGGTGGACTACTATCTGCTG GTGAGTCTGAAAATTCCCAATGGAGTCAACCTCAAGGTCCTTATCCCTCTGGTGATTTGCTCTATTCCTGTGTACCGTCCTCCTGCAGACTTCTAA
- the LOC133140033 gene encoding arrestin domain-containing protein 3-like, whose translation MKCDIIQQNGAIGGGETVLCEGTHVYPFTMQLPQGNFPSAFQGVHGRVTYALVVQIHRPWHLAKEFRAELNFVSHIDANHPQLLEPLAASNSKELCCLCCTSGPISMNAGLERKGYVPGEMIQIIAEFENSSSRTVIPTATLVQTQTFYTISRSSKTLVPKELVKIEGRHLMPNSTGVWGDQMLQIPANTPLTISNCQILEVDYYLLVSLKIPNGVNLKVIIPLVICSIPVYRPPADF comes from the exons ATGAAGTGCGACATCATACAACAAAACG GGGCTATTGGTGGTGGCGAGACGGTCCTTTGCGAAGGAACGCATGTCTACCCATTCACAATGCAGCTGCCACAAGG AAATTTTCCGTCAGCATTTCAAGGGGTTCACGGCAGAGTGACCTACGCTTTGGTAGTTCAGATACACCGACCATGGCATTTGGCCAAGGAGTTCCGGGCAGAATTGAATTTTGTCAGCCACATAGATGCCAACCACCCACAACTGCTG GAACCATTGGCGGCTTCCAATAGCAAGGAGCTGTGTTGTCTCTGCTGTACTTCCGGGCCCATCTCCATGAATGCTGGTCTGGAGAGGAAGGGTTATGTTCCAG GAGAAATGATTCAGATCATCGCAGAGTTCGAGAACTCCTCTTCCCGGACAGTCATTCCCACGGCAACACTCGTACAGACGCAGACCTTCTATACAATCAGCAGATCATCAAAGACACTTGTACCTAAAGAACTCGTCAAGATTGAGGGAAGGCATCTCATGCCCAATAGTACAGGAGTGTGGGGCGACCAAATGCTGCAGATACCTGCTAATACACCCCTCACCATCTCAAACTGCCAGATTCTGGAGGTGGACTACTATCTGCTG GTGAGTCTGAAAATTCCCAATGGAGTCAACCTCAAAGTTATCATCCCTCTGGTGATTTGCTCTATTCCTGTGTACCGTCCTCCCGCAGACTTCTAA